In Paraburkholderia sp. PGU19, the sequence TGTCTCAGCGCAGCCGTTGCTTCGACCAGAAAGATGCCGCCTGCGTTAGTCAGCGTAATCGCCGCGCGCTTGTTGCGGTTGAGCAATCTCACGCCGAGGTCGGATTCGAGCCTTTTGATTTGCTGGCTGAGCACCGACTGTGCGATTCCGAGTCGGTCGGCCGAACGCGCGAAATGCAAGTCTTCTGCCAAAGCGACGAACAGCTTGATCTGTCGGCTGTCGATCATTTTTAATCTGATTTCTCGAATAAAAATTCATTTTATACGGGTTTAACCAATCAGAGACAAGGAGTCCAATAGCAACACTTTCTTCCTGATGGACACCTTCATGAGCACCGTCACAACAATGCCAATGGCCGCAGCGGTCGTTACGCAATCGACGTTTTCGATCGACCATCATCCACATCACGAACGTCTGCGTCATATCACGGTGCAGCGTGATGCTCTGAGAAAGTTCTTCTCATCGGTCAAAGACATCGATCTCCAGAACCTCGAGTACGTACCATTCATGCGCTTCAAGGTCGCGAGCGCGCTCGTGCAGGCGGTTGGCGACGGCTTTGCTGAGGCGCTTCGACAACTCGTGCAGGACCGCCGCACCGGGGGATTTACCATCGGCGTCCAGGACACGACTGCGGATCATGGGGATTTCGTCCGCTTCGGAACGGCGATCGGCTATCTTCTCGGACCGGCCAATCACGATGCCATGTCTGGTACGTACTACGCCCGCTTCCTTGTCAAAGACACGGACAACAGCGACTCCTATCTGCGCCAGGCATACCGTCTTTTCACATTGCACACTGACGGAACCTTCGTCGACGAGCCGACCGAGTGGCTGCTCATGATGAAGTTCGCGGAGGAGAACGCTGTCGGCGGTGAGTCGCGCTTCTTGCATATCGACGACTGGAGCGAGCGCGGCACCTTCCTCGACGACCCGCTCAGCACACGGCCGTTCCTCTACAAGGCGCCTGGCTCGAAGAACGTCAACGAGCAAGTCGAACGCCCGGTGTTCTTCCAGAGCGAATATGGTCTGGCGATGTCGTTCATCGACCAGTTCGTGCAACCCCGCTCACCCGCTGAAGCCGCCTATCTGCATGACCTGTCGGCATCGATGGAAGCGTCGTCCGCGACACGCGAAGTACCGCTCCCCACCGGCGATCTCGTGGTCCTCAACAACTATTTCTGGCTGCACGGCCGGGCGCCGTTTCAGAAGCATCCGGCGCTACATCGCGAACTGATGCGCCAACGTGGAGTGTTCTCGAAATGACCACCATTCAGCATCACCGAGGCTACGACGCCGACGTGCTGATCGTGGGCGGCGGCATCGTCGGCGTCTCGACGGCCATGCAACTCATCGAGCGGCATCCGGGAATAAGCGTACTGCTACTCGAGAAGGAGGCTACGCTCGCCGCTCATCAGTCCAGTCACAACAGCGGCGTGATTCACGCGGGCGTGTATTACGCACCGGGAAGCCTCAAGGCCGATTTTTGCAGACGCGGCGCAGCAGCGACCTACGCGTTCGCCCGTCGTCACAACGTGCAGGTCGAGCAATGTGGCAAGCTGATCGTCGCGACCAACGACGTCGAAGTCGAAAGGCTCAATGCGCTGTACACGCGTTGTCAGCAGAACCAGCTCGAACCGCAGATGCTCGACGAAGCGGCGCTGCGAGAACTGGAGCCACGCATTGCGGGACGGGCGGCAATCCGGGTGGCAACCAGCGGCATTGCAGACTATCGGGGCATGACGGAGACAATGGCGCGGCTCGCCCGGGACGGAGGCGTGCAGATCGCCCTGAATCAGCGCGTGGAGGCACTCCACGAAGACGAAAACGGCATTACCGCGGAAACGTCGAATGGCCGCTTCCGGACAAGGCATGCCATCGTTTGCGCTGGCTTGATGGCGGACCGCCTCGCGAAGATGTGCAAAGTCGATCTCGACTTCCGTATCGTGCCGTTTCGCGGCGAATACTACCGTTTGCCAACGTCCAAAAATGACATAGTCAAGCATCTGGTCTATCCAGTGCCCGATCCTGCCCTGCCCTTTCTTGGCGTGCACTTGACGCGCATGATCGGAGGATATGTGACCGTGGGTCCAAACGCCGTCCTGGCGCTCGCGCGAGAGGGATACCGCTGGCGCGACGCCAATCTGAAGGATCTCGCCGGCATGGCAGCTTTCCCTGGATTCTGGAAGATGCTCGGAAAACACGGCGCATCCGGGCTCAGCGAAATGCGGAACTCGCTGTGGAAGACCGGGTACCTCGAACTGTGCCGCAAGTATTGTCCGGAGCTTGTGCTGTCTGACCTCGAACCCTATCCGTCGGGCGTGCGCGCGCAGGCTGTGATGGCCGACGGCAGCATGGTGCACGATTTCCTGATCCGCCCGTCGCAGCGCAGCCTGCACGTGTGCAACGCGCCCTCCCCGGCGGCGACTTCCTCATTGCCCATCGGCGCCTATCTCGTCGAAGCATTCGACAAGCATTTCGGTCTTGCTCCGCGCTTCCAGCCGCAATCGACCGCTCAACCATGCGGTCTGGCCGTCGGATGACGCCGCCGCCGGAAAAACGTGTTTGAAGACATTAAGCGGCATTTCGCACGTGGACGCCGGTCAGCAAGACGGCGTGCGTAACATCTGAAGGCAACACTCACGTCAACGTGGGGCGATGCCTTCACCCGTCCGCGCGTGATCAGGCAACGTAACCTGTCTACACTTAAATGCGCTCGAAGATGGCGGCAATACCCTGCCCGCCACCGATGCACATCGTAACCAGCGCGTAGCGCCCACCCAAGCGTTGCAGTTCGTGAATTGCCTTGACCGTGATGAGCGCACCCGTCGCACCGATCGGATGACCCAGCGAAATTCCAGAACCATTCGGGTTCACTTTTTCAGGGTCGAACTTCAACTCTCTGGACACCGCGCAGGCTTGTGCTGCAAAGGCTTCGTTCGACTCGATTACGTCGAGGTCGTTGGCGGTGAGCCCCGCGCGCGCCAGAGCCGCGCGAGTCGCCGGCGCGGGTCCGATGCCCATCATTTTCGGGTCTACGCCGGCGTGCGCATACGCAACCAACCGTGCCAATGGCCGCGCCCCGCGTTGCTCGGCAGTCGCACGCTCCATGAGCACCAACGCCGCCGCTGCATCGTTGATGCCCGAAGCGTTCCCTGCTGTTACCGTGCCGGCGTCGCGTTCGAATACGGGCTTGAGTCGAGTGAAGTCTTCAGGCGTGGCATTCAGACGTACGTGCTCGTCGGTGTCGAAAACCGTTGCGGCGCCTTTTCCATTCAAGGTGACGGGCAGAATCTGCTCCTTGAAATAGCCCTGCGCGATAGCGTGCGCAGCGCGACGATGCGACTCGAGCGCCAACGCGTCCTGCTCCTCTCGCGAGATGCCGAACTGCCGTGCAACGTTTTCCGCCGTTACGCCCATGTGGTACCGGTGAAATGGATCCATTAAAGAGCCGAGCAGCATATCGACAAGCTTCGCGTCGCCCATGCGTGTGCCGAACCTCGCATGAGGCGCAACGTGAGGCGCGCGACTCATATTTTCCGCCCCACCCGCGACCGCGATGTCGGTGTCGCCCAGCAGGATGCTGTGCGATGCTGAAATAACGGCCTGTAATCCAGACCCGCACAGGCGGTTCACCGTCAGTGCGGGCGCGTGTTGAGACACGCCTCCTTCGATGGCGGCCACGCGCGCCAGATACATATCCTTTGGCTCTGTGTGAATGACGTTGCCGAAAACGACATGCCCCACTTCCGCACCGTCGACAACCGCACGCGAGAGCGCCTCGC encodes:
- the glaH gene encoding glutarate dioxygenase GlaH yields the protein MPMAAAVVTQSTFSIDHHPHHERLRHITVQRDALRKFFSSVKDIDLQNLEYVPFMRFKVASALVQAVGDGFAEALRQLVQDRRTGGFTIGVQDTTADHGDFVRFGTAIGYLLGPANHDAMSGTYYARFLVKDTDNSDSYLRQAYRLFTLHTDGTFVDEPTEWLLMMKFAEENAVGGESRFLHIDDWSERGTFLDDPLSTRPFLYKAPGSKNVNEQVERPVFFQSEYGLAMSFIDQFVQPRSPAEAAYLHDLSASMEASSATREVPLPTGDLVVLNNYFWLHGRAPFQKHPALHRELMRQRGVFSK
- the lhgO gene encoding L-2-hydroxyglutarate oxidase is translated as MTTIQHHRGYDADVLIVGGGIVGVSTAMQLIERHPGISVLLLEKEATLAAHQSSHNSGVIHAGVYYAPGSLKADFCRRGAAATYAFARRHNVQVEQCGKLIVATNDVEVERLNALYTRCQQNQLEPQMLDEAALRELEPRIAGRAAIRVATSGIADYRGMTETMARLARDGGVQIALNQRVEALHEDENGITAETSNGRFRTRHAIVCAGLMADRLAKMCKVDLDFRIVPFRGEYYRLPTSKNDIVKHLVYPVPDPALPFLGVHLTRMIGGYVTVGPNAVLALAREGYRWRDANLKDLAGMAAFPGFWKMLGKHGASGLSEMRNSLWKTGYLELCRKYCPELVLSDLEPYPSGVRAQAVMADGSMVHDFLIRPSQRSLHVCNAPSPAATSSLPIGAYLVEAFDKHFGLAPRFQPQSTAQPCGLAVG
- the bktB gene encoding beta-ketothiolase BktB; translation: MKREVVVASGVRTAVGSFGGSLKDIAPTELGAKVVREALSRAVVDGAEVGHVVFGNVIHTEPKDMYLARVAAIEGGVSQHAPALTVNRLCGSGLQAVISASHSILLGDTDIAVAGGAENMSRAPHVAPHARFGTRMGDAKLVDMLLGSLMDPFHRYHMGVTAENVARQFGISREEQDALALESHRRAAHAIAQGYFKEQILPVTLNGKGAATVFDTDEHVRLNATPEDFTRLKPVFERDAGTVTAGNASGINDAAAALVLMERATAEQRGARPLARLVAYAHAGVDPKMMGIGPAPATRAALARAGLTANDLDVIESNEAFAAQACAVSRELKFDPEKVNPNGSGISLGHPIGATGALITVKAIHELQRLGGRYALVTMCIGGGQGIAAIFERI